The DNA segment CAACATCGAAAGGATCGTGGCCGGTGAGACGATCGGTACGACAGTCCACGCCTGAACCGCCTTCGGTACGCAGGAGGCCGCACGACGGGCAGCGATGCCCGAACTATCGAGAGGAACGATCGTGATTTCGGACACCATCAGCGAGGCTGATGCCAAGATGGCCGCCTCCGTGGCCCACACCAAGGAGGAGTTCGCCGGTATCCGTACCGGTCGTGCCCACCCGGCGATGTTCAACAAGATCACCGCGGTCTACTACGGCGCTCCGACCCCGCTGCAGCAGCTGGCGACGGTGCAGGTCGCCGACGCCCGGATGGTCCTGATCACCCCGTTCGACCAGAACGCGATCAACGGGATCGAGAAGGCGATCCGGGACTCCGATCTCGGTGTGAACCCGGCGACCGACGGCAACCAGATTCGGGTCTCGCTGCCCGAGCTGACCGAGGAGCGTCGCAAGGAGTACACCAAGCTGGCCAAGAGCAAGGCCGAGGAGGGACGGGTCGCGGTCCGCAACTCCCGTCGACAGGCCAAGGACGCGCTGGACAAGTTGGTGAAGGACAAGGAGGTCGGGGAGGACGAGGTCTCTCGTGCCGAGAAGGACCTCGACGCCCGGACCAAGAAGTACACCGAGCAGATCGACGAGCTGCTGAAGAACAAGGAAACGGAGCTGCTGGAGGTCTGATGGCCGCCGCAGACGACGCCTCGAACAAGCCGACCACCCCGGGCAGCACGCCCGGGGTGGCACGTGATCATGGCCGTGCGGGGAGGAACCTGCCGGCCGCGATCGCGGTGGGTGTCGGCCTGTTCCTGCTGCTGGTGATCACTTTGGGATGGTTCAACCTCGGGTTCGTGATCATCATGGCCGCTGCGCTGGCCCTCGGCTCGATCGAGGTCAGCCAGGCGATGCACAAGATCGGGATCCGGACCGCGATCATCCCGATCGTGATCGGCACGGTGGCGATCATCATCGGCTCCTATGTGGCCCACGTGGAGGAACGGGTCAACTCGAACCTGTGGATGCTCGGGATCCTCGGGATGACGGTGTTGATCAGCCTGGTCTGGCGGATGCCGGGCGGCTCCGAAGGCTACATCCGCGATGCCTCCGGCAGTATGCTGATCATCGGTTGGATCCCGTTTCTGGGCGCATTCGCCTCGATGATGTTGGCCGGCGACCAAGGGCCTGTCCGGGTGATCACCTTTCTGGTGGTGATCGTGTTGTCCGACACCGGCGGTTACGCCGTCGGGGTGCTCTTCGGCAAACACCCGATGGCGCCGCGGATCAGCCCCAAGAAGTCCTGGGAAGGGTTCGCCGGATCGCTGTTCTTCGGCACCGCCGGTGCGGTGTTCATGATGGTGATCTTCTTCGAGGAGGCCTGGTGGACCGGTCTCGTACTGGGCGTCGGGTTGGTCTTGGCCGGTGCCTGTGGTGACCTGGTCGAGTCCCTGGTCAAACGTGACATCGGGATCAAGGACATGAGTTCGTTCCTTCCCGGGCACGGGGGAGTGATGGACCGTCTGGACTCGCTGCTGCTGGCCGCACCGGTCGGCTGGCTGGTCCTGCTGATCTTCGTCCCGGGAGGGTGATCGTGAATTCCGAGGAAACCGCACCGGACCGGCGGCAGCTGCCGCTGGTCTTCGACGCGCCCAAGCGGGGCAAACCGCCGAAACACTGGGCCGACCTGTCCGTGGACGACCGGGTGCAGGCGGTGCAGACCATGGGTATGCCGAAGTTCCGCGCCCAGCAGTTGTCCCGGCACTACTTCGAGCATCTGAACAACGACCCGCAGGAATGGACCGACCTGCCGGGGGCACTGCGTGACGAACTGGCCGAACAGCTGTTCCCGCGGTTGCTGGATCCGGTTCGCCGACTCAGCACCGACAAGGGGATGACCCAGAAGACGCTGTGGCGACTGCACGACGGGGCATTGGTCGAGAGTGTGCTGATGCGCTATCCGAAGCGGACCACCATGTGCGTCTCCTCCCAGGCCGGGTGCGGTATGGCGTGCCCGTTCTGCGCCACGGGCAAGGGCGGGCTGCAGCGCAATATGTCGGCCGCCGAGATCGTGGAGCAGGTGGTCGACGGCGCCCGGGCGCTGCGTGCCGGGGAGATCCCGGGAGGTGCCGGCCGGGTGAACAACATCGTCTTCATGGGCATGGGCGAACCTCTGGCCAACTACAAGGCCGTCGTGGATGCGGTGCGTACCATCGTCACCCCCGAACCCAACGGCCTCGGGATCAGCGCCCGCGGTGTCACGGTCTCCACCGTCGGCCTCGTGCCGGCGATCCGGAAACTGACCGAGGAGGGGCTTCCGGTCACCCTGGCCCTTTCCCTGCACGCACCCGATGACGAACTGCGCGACACCCTCGTACCGGTGAACAACCGGTGGAACGTCGCCGAGGCGGTGGATGCCGCCTACGAGTACTCCCAGGTCACCAAGCGCCGGGTCTCGATCGAGTACGCGTTGATGCGCGACATCAACGACCAGGCACACCGGGCCGATCTGCTGGCCGACGTCCTGCGACGCAAGGGCTCGGGTGCGCGGGGGTACGGCTGGGTGCATGTGAACCTGATCCCGCTGAACGAGGTGCCCGGTTCGGAATTCACCCGGTCCCGCACCGAGGACATGGCCGAGTTCGTCCGCCGACTGGAGTCCCGAGGCCTGGCGGCCACGATGCGCGACACCCGGGGTGACGAGATCGACGCCGCCTGCGGACAGTTGGCAGCCACCGAGAGCTGATCGGGGTGCCGTGCTCAGGAAGTGGGCGCGGCGGCCCGTTCCACCAGTCTTCGGGGGGACACCTTCCCGCCGGCGTCGAACCTGCGCGAGATCACAGCGGTACGCGGCATCGGCGGCGAGTCCGGTTCGAGTTCGCGTAAGGTGCAGGGCGTGTCCCAACCCGGTTCGGTCCTGCGCAGTGGCCCGAGCCAGTGCACCCGGAGCAGTTGCTGACGTGGCGGGAGTGCTGTCGGGCTTCTTCGTGATCGCTGCGGTGATCGCGACCGGCTGGCTGTTGGCCCACCTGAAGATCCTGGATGCCAAGGGGCAGGTGGTGCTCTCCCGGGTCACCTTTCATGTGGCCACACCGGCGCTAACCATCGTGCTGATCGGTGGTTCCGATGTCCGCCAGTTGTTCTCCTCCAATCTGATCGCCTCGGTCACCGGGGTGGTGATCACCGCCGTCTTGTCGATCATCGCTTCGATCTTCCTCTTCCGGCGCAAGGCCCAGGACACCGTGATCGGCGCCTTCTGCTCCTCCTACGTCAATGCCGGCAACCTCGGCATCCCGATCGCCACCTACGTGATCGGCGATCCAGCGGTGCTGGCACCGATGCTGCTGACGCAGATCCTGATCCTGCAGCCCGGTGGCCTGGCCGTACTCGATGTCCTCGATGCCCGGGGATCACGGGCGATGACGCGCGGCATGTTGATCCGAATGGCCATCCTGCGACCTGTCCGCAATCCGATCACCATCGGTGCGATCATCGGGCTGATCCTCGCGCTCACCGGCTGGGAACTGCCGGAGCTGATCGCCGGGCCGATCGACCTGATCGCCGGGATGGCCATCCCCTGCATGCTGATCGGGTACGGGATCTCGCTACGTACCGGACCATTGCCCGGACGTGGGGGAGCGGGGCGGCAGATTGCCCTGATCGCGGTACTGAAGCTGCTGGTGCAACCGGTGATCGTCTGCCTGGTGGCAACCCTCGGTCTGGGACTGACCGGTCTGGACCTGCTCGCGGTGGTGATCATCGCCGCCCTGCCGACGGCGCAGAACGTGTTCGTCTTCGCCGTCCGCTACAACGCCGGGTTGCTGCTCGCCAGGGACTCGGTCTTCGTCACCACGGTGCTGTCCGTGCCGGTGATCCTGGTGATCACCGGGCTGCTGGCCTGACCGCCGCCGCGAAGACGCCACCTGCTGTCGTCGCCGCACGTCCTCGACAGCGCCGAGACATCCTGCCGCTGGTCGTCCTGCACGGACCGGGCTGCACCGGCCGGTCCCTAGACTGCCCGCCATGACCCACCCCGCCGCACAGCGGCCCCGTGTCCCGGCGAAGCGGCAGATGATGGTCGTGCCGATCCTGATCATCGTCCTCGGCGCGCTGGTCACCGGTCTCGTCTCCGTCGTTTCCCTGGCCAGCGGTGTCGTCGGAATCTTCGCGATCGTCGTCAGCGCCGGCGCCTCGATCCTCTGCATCCTGCTGTATCGCTGGCTCGACCGTTGGGAGCCGGAGCCACCCCACCTGGTGATCGCGGCATTCCTCTGGGGTGGCGGTGTGTCCATCGTCCTGGTCCTGCTGCTGACTGTGTTGACGCCCTCCCTGGCGGGCACCGATTTCACCGCCGGGGTGCTGCAGGCACCGTTCACCGAGGAACTGGCCAAGGGACTGTTCCTGGTGCTGCTGGTCGCGACCCGGCGTGGCCGGGGTGAGCTGAACTCGCTCACCGACCTGTTGGTCTACGCCGGATTCATCGGTACCGGATTCAGCTTCGTCGAGGACATGCTCTACATCGCCAGCCAGCCGAGTCTTGGCGAAGGCGTCGGGCTGGCACTGTTCCGGATCGGTTTCGGCGTCCTCGGCCACAGCCTCTACACCTCGATGGTCGCGATCGGCATCTGGTTGGCAATCCAGGCGAAATCACGCGTCGTGGAGATCCTGGCGCCGATCGGCGGGTTCGCCGCGGCCATGGTGCTGCACGGGATCCACAATGCGGCTCCCTCCTTCGGTCTGGTCGCCTACTTCGCGATGCAGTTGCTGATCATGCTGCCGATCCTGATCGGGCTCGCCCTGTTGCTGCGCTGGTCCCGGCGGCGCGAACAGCAGGCACTGCTGAGCCAGGTACCGCGGATGGTCGGCCACGGTTGGCTGAGCCCGCAGGAAGCGGGGTGGATCGTCCGCAAGGACTGGCGGCGCACCATGCCGAACGATCCGGCGATGAAGCGGGATCTCCGCGCTCTGCGGGACAGTGTGACCGAACTGGCATTCCTCCGGGACCGCCTCGACCGTGGTATCACCGGCACCGACCTGCACCGACAGCACAACGAGCTGGTCTCGCTGATCACCGCCCGACTCGCCCCGGTGGCCCCGTACCTGTCCCGGGGTGGTCCGTGGCAGCCACTGCCGGCACGCGCCGTCCCGCCCGGTAGCCCGCTGCAGCACTACGGTCCGCAGTCGCTGCCACCGCAGCTCCAGCATCCCGGGTCGGGTGCGCCGCAACCGCCGCGGGGTCAGAACCCGCCGGGCCCAGGTCGGTCCGGCCCGCAGGGCCCCGGTCGTCAGGTGGGCTGAATGGGGCGCGCGGTCGGTTGGGTGATCCGCGGGGCCCACTGGAGAAGCGCGTACAAACGCACTGCGCCCCGGTTGCCGAAGCAACCGGGGCGCAGTGCTGTGTCCGATCAGGCCGCCTTGACGGCCTGCCGGTTCACTCCTTGTGGGAGGACTCGGCGAGCTTCTCGTCGATCCGCTCCTCGATGAACTCGTAGGCGAGTTCGTCGTGCAGCGAGAGGTCGACACCACGATCCTCTTCCTCCGCGGTGACGCGGAAGCCGATGGTCTTGTGGATGGCGAAGCCGATGATGCAGGTCATCACCGCGGTGAAGAGCACCGAGACCAGGGCTGCGACCACCTGGATCAGCAGCTGGGTGGCGCCGCCGCCGTAGAACAGGCCGACACCGTCGAAGGCGAAAAAGCCCAGGTAGATGGTGCCGATCAGGCCGGCGACCAGGTGGACACCGACGACGTCCATGGAGTCGTCGTAGCCGAGCTTGTACTTCAGGCCGATCGCGGCCGAGGAGGCGGCACCGGCCACCAGGCCCAGCAGGATCGCCGCCCACGGGTCGAGGTTGGCACACGACGGGGTGATGGCGACCAGACCGGCGACGATACCCGAGGCACCACCGACGGCGGTGAACTTGCCGGCGTGGATCTTCTCCACCACCAGCCAGGCGAGCATCGCGGCGGCCGGGGCGGCCAGGGTATTCACCCAGATCAGGCCGGCCTCGGCCGGATCGGAGGCAGCGCCGGCATTGAAGCCGAACCAGCCGAACCACAGCAGAGCGGCACCGATCACGACCAGCGGTACGTTGTGCGGACGGTGCAGGGGCTCGGCGCGGAAGCCGGTACGACGGCCGACGATCAGCGCCAGCACCAAGGCGGCGACACCGGCGTTGATGTGCACCACGGTGCCACCGGCGTAGTCGATCGCGGCACCACCGACCAGGTTGCTGATCGCGCCACCATCGGTGAAGAC comes from the Naumannella halotolerans genome and includes:
- a CDS encoding AEC family transporter produces the protein MAGVLSGFFVIAAVIATGWLLAHLKILDAKGQVVLSRVTFHVATPALTIVLIGGSDVRQLFSSNLIASVTGVVITAVLSIIASIFLFRRKAQDTVIGAFCSSYVNAGNLGIPIATYVIGDPAVLAPMLLTQILILQPGGLAVLDVLDARGSRAMTRGMLIRMAILRPVRNPITIGAIIGLILALTGWELPELIAGPIDLIAGMAIPCMLIGYGISLRTGPLPGRGGAGRQIALIAVLKLLVQPVIVCLVATLGLGLTGLDLLAVVIIAALPTAQNVFVFAVRYNAGLLLARDSVFVTTVLSVPVILVITGLLA
- a CDS encoding PrsW family glutamic-type intramembrane protease, which gives rise to MTHPAAQRPRVPAKRQMMVVPILIIVLGALVTGLVSVVSLASGVVGIFAIVVSAGASILCILLYRWLDRWEPEPPHLVIAAFLWGGGVSIVLVLLLTVLTPSLAGTDFTAGVLQAPFTEELAKGLFLVLLVATRRGRGELNSLTDLLVYAGFIGTGFSFVEDMLYIASQPSLGEGVGLALFRIGFGVLGHSLYTSMVAIGIWLAIQAKSRVVEILAPIGGFAAAMVLHGIHNAAPSFGLVAYFAMQLLIMLPILIGLALLLRWSRRREQQALLSQVPRMVGHGWLSPQEAGWIVRKDWRRTMPNDPAMKRDLRALRDSVTELAFLRDRLDRGITGTDLHRQHNELVSLITARLAPVAPYLSRGGPWQPLPARAVPPGSPLQHYGPQSLPPQLQHPGSGAPQPPRGQNPPGPGRSGPQGPGRQVG
- a CDS encoding ammonium transporter — its product is MEEPVLSSVDVWVIVAAALVLLMTPGVAFLYGGMTRAKSALNMIMMSIISMGIVGVVWVLWGYSVSGASSIGGVFGNPFEYFALQPLVGTPDLISAGFGATFAIITVALISGSLADRARFSAWIVFVPIWVTLVYCPLAFMVWGDGGVFTDGGAISNLVGGAAIDYAGGTVVHINAGVAALVLALIVGRRTGFRAEPLHRPHNVPLVVIGAALLWFGWFGFNAGAASDPAEAGLIWVNTLAAPAAAMLAWLVVEKIHAGKFTAVGGASGIVAGLVAITPSCANLDPWAAILLGLVAGAASSAAIGLKYKLGYDDSMDVVGVHLVAGLIGTIYLGFFAFDGVGLFYGGGATQLLIQVVAALVSVLFTAVMTCIIGFAIHKTIGFRVTAEEEDRGVDLSLHDELAYEFIEERIDEKLAESSHKE
- a CDS encoding phosphatidate cytidylyltransferase, translating into MAAADDASNKPTTPGSTPGVARDHGRAGRNLPAAIAVGVGLFLLLVITLGWFNLGFVIIMAAALALGSIEVSQAMHKIGIRTAIIPIVIGTVAIIIGSYVAHVEERVNSNLWMLGILGMTVLISLVWRMPGGSEGYIRDASGSMLIIGWIPFLGAFASMMLAGDQGPVRVITFLVVIVLSDTGGYAVGVLFGKHPMAPRISPKKSWEGFAGSLFFGTAGAVFMMVIFFEEAWWTGLVLGVGLVLAGACGDLVESLVKRDIGIKDMSSFLPGHGGVMDRLDSLLLAAPVGWLVLLIFVPGG
- the rlmN gene encoding 23S rRNA (adenine(2503)-C(2))-methyltransferase RlmN; translation: MNSEETAPDRRQLPLVFDAPKRGKPPKHWADLSVDDRVQAVQTMGMPKFRAQQLSRHYFEHLNNDPQEWTDLPGALRDELAEQLFPRLLDPVRRLSTDKGMTQKTLWRLHDGALVESVLMRYPKRTTMCVSSQAGCGMACPFCATGKGGLQRNMSAAEIVEQVVDGARALRAGEIPGGAGRVNNIVFMGMGEPLANYKAVVDAVRTIVTPEPNGLGISARGVTVSTVGLVPAIRKLTEEGLPVTLALSLHAPDDELRDTLVPVNNRWNVAEAVDAAYEYSQVTKRRVSIEYALMRDINDQAHRADLLADVLRRKGSGARGYGWVHVNLIPLNEVPGSEFTRSRTEDMAEFVRRLESRGLAATMRDTRGDEIDAACGQLAATES
- the frr gene encoding ribosome recycling factor: MSDTISEADAKMAASVAHTKEEFAGIRTGRAHPAMFNKITAVYYGAPTPLQQLATVQVADARMVLITPFDQNAINGIEKAIRDSDLGVNPATDGNQIRVSLPELTEERRKEYTKLAKSKAEEGRVAVRNSRRQAKDALDKLVKDKEVGEDEVSRAEKDLDARTKKYTEQIDELLKNKETELLEV